From Thermococcus sp., a single genomic window includes:
- the udp gene encoding uridine phosphorylase yields the protein MVEKFISAERPQTEEGYQYHIACKPGDVARYVLLPGDPERVPKISSLWDEAKEIAFHREYRTHTGKYKGVPISVTSTGIGGPSTAIAVEELAAIGADTFIRVGSTGAIQPGMEIGDLIIARAAVRLEGTSKQYVRVEYPAVADLEVTMALIEAAESLGVRYHLGITASTDSFYLGQGRPGLNGYFPSFARNILDDLRQARVTNFEMEAATLYTLANIYGLRAGCVCAVFANRITNEFGKAGEREAALVASEAVKILHEWDEEKEKAGKRVWFPGLRG from the coding sequence ATGGTAGAGAAGTTTATCTCCGCTGAAAGGCCACAGACCGAGGAAGGTTACCAGTACCACATAGCCTGCAAGCCGGGTGATGTTGCGCGCTACGTCCTCCTTCCAGGAGACCCCGAGAGGGTTCCAAAGATAAGCTCCCTCTGGGACGAAGCTAAAGAGATAGCCTTCCACCGCGAGTACAGGACTCACACGGGCAAATACAAGGGCGTTCCCATAAGCGTCACCTCCACCGGAATAGGCGGGCCTTCCACTGCCATAGCTGTTGAAGAGCTTGCCGCGATAGGTGCCGATACTTTCATCAGGGTTGGCTCAACCGGAGCGATACAGCCGGGAATGGAGATAGGGGATTTGATTATAGCGAGAGCGGCGGTGAGGCTTGAGGGAACTTCAAAGCAGTACGTCCGCGTTGAATATCCTGCGGTGGCCGACCTGGAGGTAACGATGGCTTTGATTGAAGCAGCAGAAAGCCTGGGCGTTAGATATCACCTCGGCATTACCGCTTCAACCGACAGCTTCTACCTCGGCCAGGGAAGACCGGGTCTAAACGGCTACTTCCCGAGCTTTGCCAGGAACATACTCGACGACCTGAGACAGGCGAGGGTTACGAACTTTGAGATGGAGGCGGCGACCCTTTACACTCTGGCCAACATCTATGGCCTAAGGGCCGGTTGCGTTTGCGCGGTCTTCGCCAACAGGATTACCAACGAGTTTGGAAAGGCTGGAGAAAGGGAAGCCGCTTTAGTTGCGAGTGAAGCGGTTAAGATACTCCACGAGTGGGACGAGGAGAAAGAGAAGGCCGGGAAGAGGGTATGGTTCCCCGGGCTGAGGGGTTGA